Sequence from the Candidatus Paceibacterota bacterium genome:
CATAAGCGATAAACTAAAAGTGATGAAAGAGGTGGGGCTTGGGTATATAAAACTTGGACAACCGGCAACGACTCTTTCTGGCGGCGAAGCGCAGAGAGTAAAACTTTCAGCCGAGCTTTCGCGGCCGATGACCAGAAACGCGATCTATCTTTTAGATGAACCGTCAACCGGGTTGCACTACGATGACATCAAAATGCTCATTTCTGTTTTGCAGAAAATTGTTGATAAAGGGAATACAGTTGTTGTGATTGAGCATAATATGCACATAATAAAAACAGCGGACTACGTGATTGATTTGGGGCCCGAGGGAGGCGAAAAAGGAGGCAAGGTGGTGGCTAAAGGCACTCCTGAAGAAGTGGCGCGAAACGATAAATCGCACACGGGGAAGTATCTGAAGAAGTATTTATAAAGCACTAATTTTATGTTTGACAAATAGCTAAAAATAAGGTAATCTTCTGTCAAATTTGTTGTTTGAAAATTGCGAAATGTACACGAAAACAGAATAAAAGGAAAGGAGGTTGGGATATGGAGCGTTATTATGGAAAGATTGCGTTAGCGTTTATTATTGCCCTTGTCGGGATTATGGGTTTTTTGCTTTCTCATTCCCGGGGCCCTTTTGGTCTTCCCAAAGAGCCGGTTATGATTGTTGACCGTTATGTTGCGACATGGGGTGGATCGGTGAATACAAGAATGACTGTCACGCGGCAAGATGGGAAAATAGACTCTTATAAAGTTTTCCCGTCAAGTGAATGGTTGGCTTGCAGAATTGATTACATTCCGTTCGGTTCTTACGGTATTTTGGTTGAAGACGCGGAAGGGAGATTGTGGTTTAAGCCGGCCCAAAGAACTTTTAATGTGAAAAGCTGGATTTTCGCGGTTGAAGTCGTCTACGATTGTGGAGGTGCTGTAAAAGTCAAGCTGAAAGATGGTTCAAAGATTTGGGCTTACAATAATTTTCTCGGTAATTCCTACGTCGGCTATAGACTCAAGGAAGGGGCTGTGGGTGCTGTAGAGATAGAGGCAGATGGAGTTGGTTGGTTTGTCTCGAACGAAGCTCTTGAGTGGAATTTATGGACCTCTCGGCTTTCCTAGCCCTCTAATGAGTCTGATGGGTCGGGTCGGATATTTTTTTCCGAGCCCGGCCCTTTGTTTTTAAAATTTAAATATTTTTAAATATTAAGGTAATCTAAACTTATGAAAGTTTTGAATACCAAAACCAAAGATTTTTTGAAAAAACTTCCGAACGCGGCGGGTGTTTATATTTTCCGCGACAAAGCCAAAAAAATTATTTATATTGGCCGCGCGGCTTCTTTACGAAGTCGGGTCTCATCGTATTTTAGAAAAAACAGCTTGGAATACGTCCGCCCCGCGGAACTTTTTTCTTCAGAAATAGTGTTTGTTTCTTTTACAAAAACCCCAACGCTTCTTGAAGCGGCGATTTTGGAAAATAATCTGATAAAGAAACACAGGCCGAAATATAATATAAAAGATAAAGACGACAGGTCCTTTGTTTATGTGTTTTTTGATATGAAAACCGATTATCCGAAACCGATTATAATAAGAGGCAGGGAACTTGAAAAACATTCGCCAAAAGGGGTTGTTATTGGTCCTTTCCGAAGCCAGGCCTTTCTTAAAAAAATTTTACTTTCGGCGCGGAGAATTTTTCCGTATTCAACGTGTCGGCCGAATTCAGGCAAGCCGTGTTTTCATTATCAGATAGGGCTTTGCCTAGGCGTGTGCGTGGGAGAAATTTTGCCGAAAGAATACAAGAGAAACATCCGTGGCCTTATCAGATTTTTAAAATCAGGAGTGCTTTCCAAAAAAGAATCAGGGAGAAAATTTGACGATACGACATTAATTCCCGAAGAATTTATTTTCAGCTCTAAAAAATCTGGCGTTTCCCGAATAGAAGGTTATGACATCTCGCATCTTTCAGGCAAAGGCGCATACGGCGCAATGATCGTTTTTCAGAACGGAGTTTCCAAAAATTCCCATTATCGTTTATTTAAAATAAGGAATAAGGAGAAGGGGAGCGATATAGATGCATTAAAAGAAGTTTTGGAGCGTAGAATTAAACATAGAGAGTGGCAATATCCGGATTTGATTGTCGTTGACGGAGGTGTCGCGCAAGTTCATTTGGCTGCAAGAGTTTTACGCTTAGTCGGATTAAAAATTCCAGTCGTCGGTCTAAGCAAGGCCGGGCTTCACTCGGCATCGGCCTCAAGACAGGACAAACTTGTTTTTTCGGCAGCCATAAAAAAGCCGGTTCGCGAGATGATTATTTCGCAGAAAAAACTTTTACAGCAAGTCCGCAACGAAGCGCACAGATTCTCACTTAGGGCACAAAAAAAATCGAGGAGAATATGAAAAAAATAGTTAAAAAATTAAAAGTTTTTGTCGCAATGTCTGGCGGAGTTGATTCGTCGGTTTCGGCGGCGTTGCTGAAAAAACAAGGCTATGATGTTTACGGGGTTTTTATAAAAGGATGGTATCCGCAGGGGATTCCGTGTGATTGGCGAAATGACAGACGGGATGCTATGCGTGTGGCGGCGAAGTTGGATATTCCTTTTTATACTTTTGATTTTGAAAAAGAATATAAAAAATGGGTGATAGATTATATGATTCGCGAATATAAGGCCGGCAGGACGCCAAATCCGGATATCATGTGCAATAAACACGTGAAGTTTGACGCGTTTTTGAAAAAAGCGTTAAAAATGGGAGCGGACATGATCGCTACGGGTCATTATGTAAAAATTCAAAATTCTAAATTAAAAATTTCTAAAGATAAAAATAAAGATCAAAGTTATTTTTTGTGGACGTTAAAACAGGAGCAGTTAAAACATTGCCTTTTTCCGGTTGGCGGTTATGAAAAAACAGAAGTGCGAAAAGTGGCGGAAAAGTTTAGTTTGCCTGTGGCAAAAAAACCGGATAGCCAGGGGCTTTGTTTTGTCGGTGAATTCAAGCTTGAAGATTTTCTTAAAAAATACATCAAGCCAAAACCCGGAAAAATTATTGATGAAAAAGGAAAAGTTTTAGGCGAGCATAAAGGAATTCATTATTACACAATAGGGCAGAGGCAGGGCCTGAATCTAGCGGCAGGAATTCCATATTATATTGTAGAAAAAGATGTAAAGAAAAATATTTTGGTGGTAGCTTCCGGAAAAAACGAAAAAGATTTTTATAGGAAAGAAGTTAAAATTTCTGATGTAAATTGGATTTTGGAAAAACAACCCAGCGTTTCTAAAAAATATTTAGCAAGAATTCGATATCGCCAACCCCTTCAAAAATGCCGGATTATAAAAATTTCAGGTTCTAAAATTAAAGTTTCGTTTGTTCAACCCCAGCGCGCCGTAGCTCCCGGCCAATCGCTTGTTTTATATGATAAAAACGAGCTTTTGGGAGGTGGAATAATTGTTTAAATTCTGATAGCATAAAATAATGAATTCCGAAGAAATCCGGGAAAAATTTCTGGAATTTTTTGAAAAGAACGGGCACAAAATTATTCCATCGTCTTCGCTTATCCCGACCGATCCGTCGGTTCTTTTGACTACTGCCGGAATGCAGCAATTTAAGCCCTATTATCTTGGAGAAAAATCCCCTTATGGCGATAAGGTTTGTTCTGTTCAGAAATGTTTTAGAACTTCTGACATAGATGAAGTCGGCGATGAGAGGCACCTGACTTTTTTTGAGATGCTTGGCAATTTTTCGTTTAATAACGCTTGCTCCAAAAAAGAAGCGATTGAATTAGCGTATGAATTTATAACGAAAGAGATGGAGTTGGAAATTGATTATGTTTCGGTTTTTGGAGGCGAGGGAAATTTGACAGCGGACAAAAAATCGGAGGAAATTTGGAAACAGGTAGATTCCAGTTTGGAAGTTAAAAAATTTGGGAAAGAAGATAATTTTTGGGGTCCGACAGGAGATGAAGGCCCGTGCGGTCCGACAACGGAAATTTATGTAAACGGAATTGAAATTTGGAACATCGTTTTTAATGAATATTACAAAAACAAAGATGGAAAATACGAGCGTTTAGAAACCCTCGGGGTTGATACAGGAATGGGTCTGGAGCGGCTGGCGATGGTATCACAGAATAAAAATAATGTTTTTGAAAATGACTTGTTTGAGCCGATAATGCAGGCGGTTTCAAATAATAGAATTATCGCTGACCATTTGCGGGGAGCGGTATTTTTGCTTGCCGATGGAATTACGCCATCAAATTTGGGACGAGGTTATATTTTGCGGCGTTTGATAAGACGGGTGATGGCAAAAGGTTTTGGCGATAAAATGGAAAATATCGCGGACATTGTGATAGAAAATTACGGAAATTTTTATCCGGAGCTGGAACAGAATAAAAATAATGTTTTTGAAGAATTTAAAAAAGAAAAGGAAGCTTTTGAAAAAACTTTGGAAAAAGGAATGAAAGAATTGCAGAAAATGGGGCAAAAAATCTCTGGAGAACAAGCGTTTTTATTATTTTCCACTTATGGATTTCCGTTAGAACTTATAAAAGAATCGGTTAAGGAGGTTGATGAGGCGAGTTTCCAAAAAGAATTTGAAAAGCACCAGGAACTTTCACGCACCGCGTCCGCGGGAATGTTTAAGTCGGGCTTAGCCGGTCATTCGGAACAGGAAATAAAATATCATACCGCTTCGCACCTTTTGCTCGCGGCTTTAAGAAAAGTTTTGGGCGAAAGCGTTTCGCAAAAGGGTTCAAACATTACACCGGAAAGACTGCGTCTGGATTTTTCCTGGTCTGAAAAATTAACGGATGAACAAAAAACGCAAGTTGAAAAACTTGTTAATGAAAAAATAGCTGAAAACCTGTCCGTGTTGCGCGAGGAAATGACTTTGGATGAAGCGAAAAACAGCGGAGCTCTTGGGGTTTTTGAACATAAATACGGCGAAAAAGTAAGCGTTTATTCAATTTCCGATTTCAGCAAAGAAATATGCGGAGGACCGCACGTGGAAAACACCTGCGTGTTGGGAAAATTTAAAATTATAAAAGAGGAAGCGGTGTCTGCCGGAGTAAGGAGAATAAAAGCGATTTTGGAATAACTCAATTTGTGATAAAATATACTTAATAAAAAATGTCTGGCAACGGCACACCTATCGCTGTTTTTGACATAGCAAGCGCTTCTGTGGGCGGGCTGTTATTCCGCGTGAAAAAAGATTGCGGAGTTGAAATTTTAACCAGCGTCCGCCTGCCCGTGAATTTTTCAAAAGACGAGAAAAGGACGCGGCTTTGGCAAAATCTAAAAGACGGAGTCAAGGCGGTCTCAGAACAGCTGAAAAAATCGCCGTTTCCCAAACCGGAAGCGGCTTTATGCGTTTTTTCATCGCCATGGTACGCAGGGCAGACAAAAATAATAAAAGTAAAAAGAGAAATACCGTTTAAAATAGACGAAAAATTGCTTGAAAGTCTGACGAAAGACGAGATGGGTATTTTTGAAAAAAGCTGGGCTGACACCAAAGACGGCAATGCTCAGTTTCTTGAACATACGCCAACGAAAGCGGTTTTAAACGGTTATGATATAAAAGATATTTTTGGAAAAACGGCCAAAGCCGCGGAGCTGCATTTATATTTAAGCATTATACCCGGCGAACTTGAAAATAAAATAAAAAAAGAAATCCTAAACGACCTAAAACCGGACTCGATTAAACTTCATAGTTTTGCATTCGCTTTTTTCAAAGTGATGGAGAATCTTATTGATATGGAAAAAGGCGCGATGTTTGTGGATATCACCGGAGATATTACGGACGTGATTGTTTTTCGCGAACATTCAATAGAAGAAATTTGTTCTTTTCCGAAAGGCGAAAAATTTTTCGCGAGAAGAATAGCCAGCGCTCTGAATTTGGACGAGACTGACGCTTCCAACCGTTTAATACAGTACCAGCGAGGAGAATTAGACCAGTATTACGGACAAAAGATAAAACTTGTTTTGGAATCTGCCGCTGAGGAATGGGGTAAAAGTATGGAAAGTCTTTTTGAGGAAATGTCCAAAGACAGGCTTTTACCGCAGAATCTTTATTTTTGCGGTCAGGCAGTTTCTTTTCCCGAGATAACAGCACAATTTTCTAAGAGAAATTTCGCCAGGTTCACAAATTTGGGCATGCCTTTTGAAACGCAATATCTGCTTCCAGAATCTCTTAAGTATCATTTTGATTTTCCTCAGGGGTTTTCCGGCAATAAAGATATTTTTCTTTTACTTGAAGCTCTTTTTGCTTCAACATTTGTTTTTTGAATGTTAGAATAAAAAAACATGATCAAACAAACCATACAAGATATCATCATAAAAAAACCCGGCGAATCAAAGAGGGAAAGTTCTGAAAAAGCATGGCTGGAAACTCAAAAAATAAAACAGCGTTCGGACTCGTCAGAAAAAGTCCTGAGCGAAAAAAAAGATAGCGCCAAAAACGGACCCGGCTGTTTGAAAAGAATTTCTAAAGGGAAGATAGCCTTTGGTCTGGCCGTTTTTTTTCTTGCGGTTATTTTGGGCGCCAAAATGATTGATGCGTTTTCAAGAGCCGTTGTTTTGATAACTTTGCGGGCAGAAAAAATCAATCTGGAAACAATAGTAAAAGCCGGTCCGGGGGAAAATTATGATTTTGCCGCGGAAAAGATGGAATTTTCTTTGGAAAAAAGCAAATCAGCCCGGGCTACCGGAGCGGAAGACGTTAACCAATACGCTTCCGGAAAAATAAAGATTTTTAATGAATTCAGCTCAACCTCTCAATTGTTGGTGGCAAATACACGTTTTGAAACTTCAGCGGGAAAGGTTTTCCGTATTCATTCTTCGGTTGTTGTTCCCGGCGCCACCGGTAAAAACGAAGATTTGATTCCAGGTTCCATAGAAGCGATAATTTACGCCGACAAGCCTGGAGAAGAATACAACATAGGTCTTTCCGATTTTACGATTCCGGGTTTCAAAGACAGTCCCCGTTACGAAAAATTTTATGCGAGGTCCGTTTCACCTGTTGAAGGAGGTTTTATCGGCAAGAAAGCCGTAATCGCGGAGGAAGATTATGAACGCATTACCGCAGAGCTGGAAAATGAAATAACCAGTGAGATTATGGAAAAAGCGGTTCATCAGATTCCCGAAGGATATATTTTTTACAAAAACGCTTCCAATGTCTCT
This genomic interval carries:
- a CDS encoding GIY-YIG nuclease family protein, whose translation is MKVLNTKTKDFLKKLPNAAGVYIFRDKAKKIIYIGRAASLRSRVSSYFRKNSLEYVRPAELFSSEIVFVSFTKTPTLLEAAILENNLIKKHRPKYNIKDKDDRSFVYVFFDMKTDYPKPIIIRGRELEKHSPKGVVIGPFRSQAFLKKILLSARRIFPYSTCRPNSGKPCFHYQIGLCLGVCVGEILPKEYKRNIRGLIRFLKSGVLSKKESGRKFDDTTLIPEEFIFSSKKSGVSRIEGYDISHLSGKGAYGAMIVFQNGVSKNSHYRLFKIRNKEKGSDIDALKEVLERRIKHREWQYPDLIVVDGGVAQVHLAARVLRLVGLKIPVVGLSKAGLHSASASRQDKLVFSAAIKKPVREMIISQKKLLQQVRNEAHRFSLRAQKKSRRI
- the mnmA gene encoding tRNA 2-thiouridine(34) synthase MnmA, which produces MKKIVKKLKVFVAMSGGVDSSVSAALLKKQGYDVYGVFIKGWYPQGIPCDWRNDRRDAMRVAAKLDIPFYTFDFEKEYKKWVIDYMIREYKAGRTPNPDIMCNKHVKFDAFLKKALKMGADMIATGHYVKIQNSKLKISKDKNKDQSYFLWTLKQEQLKHCLFPVGGYEKTEVRKVAEKFSLPVAKKPDSQGLCFVGEFKLEDFLKKYIKPKPGKIIDEKGKVLGEHKGIHYYTIGQRQGLNLAAGIPYYIVEKDVKKNILVVASGKNEKDFYRKEVKISDVNWILEKQPSVSKKYLARIRYRQPLQKCRIIKISGSKIKVSFVQPQRAVAPGQSLVLYDKNELLGGGIIV
- a CDS encoding alanine--tRNA ligase — encoded protein: MNSEEIREKFLEFFEKNGHKIIPSSSLIPTDPSVLLTTAGMQQFKPYYLGEKSPYGDKVCSVQKCFRTSDIDEVGDERHLTFFEMLGNFSFNNACSKKEAIELAYEFITKEMELEIDYVSVFGGEGNLTADKKSEEIWKQVDSSLEVKKFGKEDNFWGPTGDEGPCGPTTEIYVNGIEIWNIVFNEYYKNKDGKYERLETLGVDTGMGLERLAMVSQNKNNVFENDLFEPIMQAVSNNRIIADHLRGAVFLLADGITPSNLGRGYILRRLIRRVMAKGFGDKMENIADIVIENYGNFYPELEQNKNNVFEEFKKEKEAFEKTLEKGMKELQKMGQKISGEQAFLLFSTYGFPLELIKESVKEVDEASFQKEFEKHQELSRTASAGMFKSGLAGHSEQEIKYHTASHLLLAALRKVLGESVSQKGSNITPERLRLDFSWSEKLTDEQKTQVEKLVNEKIAENLSVLREEMTLDEAKNSGALGVFEHKYGEKVSVYSISDFSKEICGGPHVENTCVLGKFKIIKEEAVSAGVRRIKAILE